Genomic segment of Sphingopyxis sp. QXT-31:
GCGCTTCCCGATCGATTTCGGCGTCGAGGCGGGCATGCTCGCGCCGCAGATAATCGATATGTTTGCTGGACATCTTCTTCTCCATGCCAAGTTGAGGATGTTGCAGCCCGAGCGGCTGCGGCGTGGATGTAGGAAAGCTATGGTCAGGATTTCAAGGGGTTGAAGTGTCCGCCTGTGGGAGACTGTCGGAAGCTGTGAAGAGCATCGCGCGGCGCCCCGCAGGGACAGGCACGACAGCCGGCATTGGGATGCAAAGTTGTAGAGGCGGTCGGCGCGCTACAGCTAAATCGTCACAACATGGGTTAGTCGCTGCAACCCGGCCCGGCGACCATTGTTTCGGTAGCATGCCGACTCGCGAGGGACAGGTTTACCCGCTCTTCAGACGCGTCGCCGACGCCATTCGCGCTGTCCGCCTTCCTGGCCGCGCCTGGGAATATGCGCTGCGCCGGAGCCAACCGGCATATGCTTCAGAATGGGAGTGATGGATGTGACCATGAAAGCACAGAAGCTTGATACGATCTGGGTCGAGAAACCCTGGGGCGTCGATCGGCTCCCTCCGCCCTTCGACGCACGGACCGATGGCCGCGTCGGCGAAATCTGGTTTCGTCCGCCCCAATCCAATCCGCTGCTCGTGAAATATATCTTCACGAGCGAGCGCCTGTCGATCCAGGTCCATCCCGACGACCGGCAAGCGCAGGCGCGCGGACTTCCCGCAGGCAAGGAGGAATGCTGGTACATTCTGGGTGCCGAACCCGGGGCTATGCTCGGGATCGGAACGGGTCGTTCGCTCAGCGAGCGCGAACTCGCCGATGCCGCCCGCTCGGGCGCTATCGAGGCGCTCATGGAGTGGCATCCGGTGCGCGCGAACATGTTCTTTCATATTCCGCCCGGAACCGTCCATGCAATCGGTGCCGGGGTCACACTCGTCGAAATCCAGCAGAATGTGGATGTTACCTATCGTCTCTACGATTACGGCCGCCCGCGCGAGCTGCACCTCGCCGATGGGACGGCGGTCGCGAAGGCTGGGCCAATGTCACGCGATCTCTGCCGCCAAGTCGATATCGCAGAGAGCGCGTTGTTGCTCGACAGCCGCCATCTCGTGGTCGCGCACCTGAACGCCAACGACCTTTCGCCGCTTGCCGATGCGAGGGATGGGGCGATGATCGTCCCCCTCGGCGGTACGGTCGCAGCTGAGGGCGTGACCGCGCAGGCGGGCGAGTGCCTGTGGGCCGAAGACGTCACCACCATCGAGGCCGGAGCCGGCGCGCGTTTTCTGGCGGGTTGGCACAAGCCTTGACGCCCTGCGCGACCTTGGCGCATCACCGATGGGGGGCGATCCGCCTGCGCCAACTGGCCTGGCACCGTCCCGCCGCCCGAGACGCCTAGCGAGGCGCGTCGGCTGCCGCGCATGTTACAGGGTTGATCGGCTATCCGCCCGAGGCTTTCTCTACGGCGCTTCCCATCTCCTCTCCGAGGCGTACCCGCCGTTCGGGAAACCAATCGGGGTTGAACGCGATCGCTTGCTTCTCGAACAGCATCACGATCGTGGAGCCGAGGAGAAAGCGACCCATCTCGTCGCCCTTGCGCAGCGAGACTTCATCGGGGGCGTAGGACCATGACGATATCTTGCTCGATCGCTTTGCATTCACCACGCCATGCCATGACGTTGCGATGCTGCCGACGATGGTCGCACCTACGAGTATCATCGCGAAATGGCCGTGAGTGGGGGACTCGAACAGGCATATGACCCGCTCGTTGCGCGCGAAAAGGCCGGGCACCCCGCGCGCGGTCGTCGGGTTGACGGAAAAGAGCGAGCCCGGGACGTGGATCATGCGTCTGAGCTCCCCGTCGCACGGCATGTGCAGCCGGTGATAATCCTTGGGCGAAAGATAGAGGTTGGCGAAACTGCCGTCGCGAAACGTCGACCCCAGCGCAGCGTCGCCGCCCAATATTGCGGTGGTGGTGAAACGGTGGCCCTTGGCCTGGACGATGTGATGATCGTCGATCGCGCCGAACTGACTGATCGCACCGTCGACCGGGCAGATGAAATCGGCCGCGGCGAGCGGGCGCGCGCCCGCTATCAGCGGGCGGGTGAAGAAGTCGTTGAAGCTCGCATAGCTGCGAATATCCGGATTGTGGGCCTCGCTCATGTCGACGCCGTATCTCGCGACGAACCATCGGATCAGCTTGGGGGTCAGCCAGCCGGACGATGAAGCCACACGGCCGACGAATTCGGTCAGCCGCCGCTTCGGCATCGCATGCTGGGCAAGAATTGTCAGGCGCTTGAACATGATATCATCCGTTGGTCGATCCTTCGGAGGGAAAGCCGATCGCCTGGGGAGAGACGACGGCGCCCGCCTCTTCGTTCCGGCGGTGATGCTTTATCCCGATGTCGTGGGGCAAGGGAAGGCGCATGGCCGGGAGCGGAAGATAATCGGGTAGGGGGCGCGCTCAGTCTCGCCGGGCTTTTGGCGCCCCTCCCGCCGAACGGAGGAAGCGGTAACTCTTCATATCATAGTTCCGCGCGCGCAGGAAGTTGTGGGCGTTGTTGATCATGATGTCGCTCATGATCTCGATCGTGCCGCATCCGCCCTTGGCGAGAGCCGTTTCGGCGGCGGTCAGGAGCGCCGTCCCGATGCCGCGGCGCCGATGGTCGCCGTCGACAAGCAGCAGGGTGACGCGGCCGACGAGGCCGTGCTGCAAGGTCGGAACGACGCCCCAGGCGCAGCATCCGACCAGCCCGCCGGCATCGGCGACGAGAAGCCCGGCCTTCGCTTTGCCGATCGCCTCAACGTTCGCATCGATCGATATGCGCTCGGGCGGCTCGGCAAGCTGCGCGAGCAGACGGGCGAGAGCCTTTCGGTCCTTGCCCGTCGCGGGCCGCAGGCTGAGCTCGGGCTCCGGCAGGGCTTCGGGTTTGACGATCCTCAGCACCGGCTTGGCTTTCGGCGGCGGCGGCGGATCCTGCCGCCTTCGTGCAGGCTCGGGTGACGGTGGCGGACTCGTTTTTCCGCGTCGGCGGATAGGCGAACGCTCCTCGATGGGTTCGGCAGCTTTGGGTGCCTTCTTGGCACGCTTCGCCGCGGGTTCGCGTTCGGCCGAGAGTTTCCAGCTGTCGGCCGCGCCGCCGCGAAGATAGTGCGCGATGTCGGCGGCGCTTGCCATGAGCCCTTGTTCGCCGATCCCGAGGAGCGGCTTGCCCGCCGCATCGGTGAGGCCGAACTTCCCATAGTCGCCGACGCCCGGCGTTCGCTTTCGCGACCGGACGAGTTTCATCCCGCGATGTTCGGCCATGGCGCGTAGCTCGTCGGCTGTCGGCTCGGTCGCCATCGATCAGGGCCGGAAAGGAGAGGCGGGGCGGGTCTGCGGGGAGGGGGCGCTCGCTCGGACCGGCGGCGCGCGCTTGCCCGCGTCCTGGTGGGAACCTGTGCGGCTGCGACGCGCTCTGCCCATATGCGCGCGCGCCGCTTCACCCGCTCGACCATGATCGACCATGTCGCCTATGACGAGGCGGCGTCGGTGCTTTCCATCAGCTTCCGGGACAGCGGCAAATATCTTTATCATGGCGTCCCGCGCGCGATCTACGACGGGCTGTGCGCCGCGGATTCGCTCGGCGCCTTCTTCAACGCGCATATCAAGGATCATTTCCGCTGCGAGCGCGACCCGGCGCGCAGGCGGTTCGGTCCTGGTGCCTGACAGTGGGGCGGTGACGATCGCCCCTGCGGAGGCGCCGCTCATGCGCGCTTGCGCGCTGCCGGCTTGGCGGGCGCTTTTTTCGCCGGGGCTTTTTTGGCAGTCGCCTTTCTGGCACTGCCAGCCTTCGCCTTTCCGCCGCCGTCACCGATTGACTTCTTCAGCGCCGCCATCAGGTCGACGACGTTCGATCCGCTCGGCGCCTTCTCGTCCTTCCCGTCGTCGAGATTGAGCGTTTTGCCCTTCTTCTTGCGCTCGATGAGCTCCTTCAGCGCCTCGACGTAGCGATCGTGAAAGTCGCTCGCGTCGAACTTGCCCGTCTTCTTGTCGATCAGCGTCGTCGCGAGGTCGAGCAGGTCTTCGTCGGGATCGCTGTCGGCAATGTCGCGGAAATAGCTCGCCGCCTTGTTGACCTCGTCGGCATAGCGCAGCGTCTCCATGACGAGACCCCGGCCGCACGCCTT
This window contains:
- a CDS encoding KTSC domain-containing protein — encoded protein: MRARRFTRSTMIDHVAYDEAASVLSISFRDSGKYLYHGVPRAIYDGLCAADSLGAFFNAHIKDHFRCERDPARRRFGPGA
- the asd gene encoding archaetidylserine decarboxylase (Phosphatidylserine decarboxylase is synthesized as a single chain precursor. Generation of the pyruvoyl active site from a Ser is coupled to cleavage of a Gly-Ser bond between the larger (beta) and smaller (alpha chains). It is an integral membrane protein.), coding for MFKRLTILAQHAMPKRRLTEFVGRVASSSGWLTPKLIRWFVARYGVDMSEAHNPDIRSYASFNDFFTRPLIAGARPLAAADFICPVDGAISQFGAIDDHHIVQAKGHRFTTTAILGGDAALGSTFRDGSFANLYLSPKDYHRLHMPCDGELRRMIHVPGSLFSVNPTTARGVPGLFARNERVICLFESPTHGHFAMILVGATIVGSIATSWHGVVNAKRSSKISSWSYAPDEVSLRKGDEMGRFLLGSTIVMLFEKQAIAFNPDWFPERRVRLGEEMGSAVEKASGG
- a CDS encoding class I mannose-6-phosphate isomerase, with protein sequence MKAQKLDTIWVEKPWGVDRLPPPFDARTDGRVGEIWFRPPQSNPLLVKYIFTSERLSIQVHPDDRQAQARGLPAGKEECWYILGAEPGAMLGIGTGRSLSERELADAARSGAIEALMEWHPVRANMFFHIPPGTVHAIGAGVTLVEIQQNVDVTYRLYDYGRPRELHLADGTAVAKAGPMSRDLCRQVDIAESALLLDSRHLVVAHLNANDLSPLADARDGAMIVPLGGTVAAEGVTAQAGECLWAEDVTTIEAGAGARFLAGWHKP
- a CDS encoding GNAT family N-acetyltransferase — its product is MATEPTADELRAMAEHRGMKLVRSRKRTPGVGDYGKFGLTDAAGKPLLGIGEQGLMASAADIAHYLRGGAADSWKLSAEREPAAKRAKKAPKAAEPIEERSPIRRRGKTSPPPSPEPARRRQDPPPPPKAKPVLRIVKPEALPEPELSLRPATGKDRKALARLLAQLAEPPERISIDANVEAIGKAKAGLLVADAGGLVGCCAWGVVPTLQHGLVGRVTLLLVDGDHRRRGIGTALLTAAETALAKGGCGTIEIMSDIMINNAHNFLRARNYDMKSYRFLRSAGGAPKARRD